A region from the Arthrobacter gengyunqii genome encodes:
- a CDS encoding sugar-binding transcriptional regulator, whose amino-acid sequence MRAAQMYYLQNLTMEAIARELRISRSTVSRLLAHARSTGLVEIKIKSAADRAPALEREISSRFGIHAKVVPVVEGVSPAQTLQRVAVQAAHLINPLIDSDAIVGVAWGSTLTAVSQHLSIKDTHDSTIVQMNGAGNFRTSGITYASEILQRFGHAYGARVVQFPVPAFFDHTETKEAMWRERPVKRVLDLQARMNTAIFGVGSMEAGVPSHVYNGAYLDEEDLEDLLAEGVVGDVATMFYRADGTWDGISLNARSTGPELGQLRQVPRRICVVAGEAKTTSLLGALRAGLVTDLILDENSARRLASC is encoded by the coding sequence CTGCGGGCGGCGCAGATGTACTACCTGCAGAACCTGACGATGGAGGCGATCGCCCGCGAGCTGCGGATCTCACGTTCCACGGTTTCGCGCCTGCTCGCCCATGCCCGCAGCACCGGACTGGTGGAAATCAAGATCAAGAGCGCTGCGGACCGGGCTCCGGCACTGGAGAGGGAGATCAGTTCACGCTTCGGCATCCACGCCAAGGTGGTGCCGGTGGTGGAGGGTGTCTCCCCTGCCCAAACCCTGCAGCGCGTTGCCGTTCAGGCGGCCCATCTCATCAATCCCCTGATCGATTCGGACGCCATCGTGGGCGTCGCGTGGGGTTCCACGCTGACGGCGGTCAGCCAGCACCTGTCCATCAAGGACACACATGACAGCACAATTGTGCAGATGAACGGTGCCGGCAATTTCCGCACGTCGGGCATCACCTACGCCAGTGAAATCCTGCAGCGGTTCGGCCATGCCTACGGCGCACGCGTGGTGCAGTTCCCGGTGCCGGCGTTTTTCGACCACACGGAAACCAAGGAAGCCATGTGGCGGGAACGCCCGGTGAAGCGGGTGCTGGACCTGCAGGCCAGGATGAACACCGCCATCTTCGGCGTCGGGTCCATGGAGGCGGGTGTTCCCAGCCATGTCTACAACGGTGCCTACCTCGATGAAGAAGATCTCGAGGATTTGCTGGCCGAAGGTGTGGTGGGTGACGTCGCCACCATGTTCTACCGCGCCGACGGGACCTGGGATGGAATTAGCCTCAATGCCCGCAGCACCGGACCGGAACTGGGCCAGTTGCGGCAGGTCCCGCGCCGCATCTGCGTGGTTGCAGGTGAAGCCAAGACCACCAGCCTGCTGGGTGCGCTGCGGGCTGGCCTGGTGACGGACCTGATCCTGGATGAGAACTCCGCGCGCCGGCTGGCTTCCTGCTGA
- a CDS encoding ABC transporter substrate-binding protein: MTALAVSALALSACGASSDSAGGSEDGITMGFAQVGAESGWRTANTKSVQDAAEAAGVDLKFTDAQQKQENQIKAIRSYIQQKVDVIAFSPVVESGWDTVLKEAKDANIPVILTDRAVDSADTTLYATFLGSDFVEEGKKAGEWLVEDSAAVDGPVNIVELQGTTGAAPALDRKEGFEKAIAANPNLQIVQSQTGDFTRSGGKQVMEAFLKNTPDIDVVYAHNDDMGLGAIEAIEAAGKVPGKDIKIITVDAVKDGMTALSEGKINYIVECNPLLGEQLMDLAAKVVAGEEVPERVVTEETAFTQEQAKEALPNRKY, from the coding sequence ATGACAGCCCTGGCCGTCTCGGCCCTTGCCCTGTCCGCGTGCGGCGCATCCTCGGATTCGGCCGGCGGATCCGAAGACGGCATCACCATGGGATTCGCCCAGGTGGGTGCCGAGAGCGGGTGGCGCACCGCCAACACCAAGTCAGTCCAGGATGCCGCGGAAGCCGCCGGCGTCGATCTCAAATTCACTGATGCGCAGCAGAAACAGGAAAACCAAATCAAGGCCATCCGTTCCTACATCCAGCAGAAAGTCGATGTCATCGCCTTCTCGCCGGTTGTCGAATCCGGATGGGACACCGTCCTGAAAGAAGCCAAGGACGCGAACATTCCCGTGATCCTGACTGACCGGGCCGTGGATTCCGCCGACACCACCCTGTACGCAACCTTCCTGGGCTCCGACTTCGTTGAAGAGGGCAAGAAGGCCGGCGAATGGCTGGTGGAGGATTCCGCCGCAGTTGACGGTCCGGTGAACATCGTGGAACTGCAGGGCACCACCGGTGCAGCCCCGGCTCTCGACCGCAAGGAAGGCTTCGAAAAGGCGATTGCCGCCAATCCGAATCTTCAGATTGTGCAGTCCCAGACGGGCGACTTCACCCGCAGCGGCGGCAAGCAGGTGATGGAGGCCTTCCTCAAGAACACCCCTGACATCGACGTTGTCTATGCCCACAACGATGACATGGGACTCGGTGCGATCGAGGCGATTGAGGCTGCCGGCAAGGTGCCCGGCAAGGACATCAAGATCATCACGGTGGACGCGGTCAAGGATGGAATGACGGCCCTCTCTGAGGGCAAGATCAACTACATCGTCGAGTGCAACCCGCTGCTGGGGGAGCAGCTGATGGATCTGGCCGCGAAGGTTGTGGCGGGCGAGGAAGTGCCGGAACGGGTCGTGACGGAAGAGACCGCCTTCACGCAGGAACAGGCTAAGGAGGCCCTCCCCAACCGGAAGTACTGA
- a CDS encoding bile acid:sodium symporter family protein has translation MGMSANPGTTAPQQSRTSEERSARVAVTVFPLLILAGGAVALFFPAPFTGLSAFVNPALMVIMFGMGLTLTLPDFALVVRQPLPVFLGVVAQFVIMPLLGAGIAWALQLSPELAAGVILVGCAPGGTASNVVTYLAKGNVALSVAMTSVSTLLAPLFTPLLALWLAGRYMAVDAGSMALSIVQIVLIPVVLGLVIRYAVPRLVDRVLPVLPWISVLAITFVVLAVVAGSAAAIVTAGWLILLAVILHNGLGLGLGYGTAKLFRQPIASRRTMAVEVGMQNSGLAAGLAKQYFTPEAALPAAVFSVWHNVSGALMAAFWRSRHSA, from the coding sequence ATGGGAATGTCTGCGAATCCCGGCACCACAGCCCCCCAACAATCCCGGACCAGCGAAGAGCGCAGCGCGCGCGTGGCGGTCACGGTCTTTCCCCTGCTTATCCTTGCCGGGGGAGCGGTGGCCCTGTTCTTTCCGGCACCGTTCACCGGTCTCTCGGCGTTCGTCAACCCGGCGTTGATGGTGATCATGTTCGGCATGGGCCTGACGCTGACGCTCCCGGACTTTGCCCTGGTGGTCCGGCAGCCGCTGCCCGTGTTCCTCGGTGTCGTCGCCCAGTTTGTGATCATGCCGCTGCTGGGCGCCGGGATCGCCTGGGCCCTGCAGCTGAGTCCGGAACTGGCAGCCGGTGTGATCCTCGTCGGCTGCGCCCCCGGAGGCACCGCATCAAATGTGGTGACCTACCTTGCGAAAGGCAACGTGGCCCTGTCGGTCGCGATGACCTCGGTGTCGACCCTGCTGGCACCCCTGTTCACCCCGTTGCTGGCGCTGTGGCTGGCCGGGCGGTACATGGCTGTCGACGCCGGCTCCATGGCTTTGTCCATTGTCCAGATTGTGCTCATTCCCGTGGTGCTGGGACTGGTGATCCGCTACGCGGTGCCCCGCCTGGTGGACCGCGTCCTGCCGGTCCTGCCGTGGATTTCCGTTCTGGCCATCACCTTTGTGGTCCTTGCCGTGGTGGCTGGAAGTGCCGCTGCGATCGTTACCGCCGGCTGGCTGATCCTGCTGGCGGTCATCCTGCACAACGGGCTGGGTCTCGGGCTGGGGTACGGCACAGCGAAATTGTTCCGGCAGCCCATCGCCTCCCGGCGCACCATGGCCGTTGAAGTGGGCATGCAGAACTCGGGTCTGGCCGCCGGTTTGGCCAAGCAGTACTTCACTCCCGAGGCTGCCCTTCCTGCCGCTGTCTTCTCGGTCTGGCACAATGTTTCCGGTGCGTTGATGGCGGCCTTCTGGCGGAGCAGGCACTCAGCCTGA
- a CDS encoding ABC transporter permease, with product MSHISPTSSDHPPDAVSAAEDSDPAKDAQALEAAALKRAKAERIGRYVAMFLMPLLMVSMLVGGYLAAMHAPTPHNMPIAVSGTAQQAGSFADAMEAANADAVDVRVVDSADEARKLVLDREVSGAVSLTDAAATVYTAGAAGASQTGTVTALLAPQVLAQGLTLTSEDLAPLPDNDMAGLGAMFMTTALMLAGYMPLSLVLSNSPELLRFRRFVPLLAGWSALIAALVWTVVGPVMGVVEGHTAAVLGICWLSVFAVGSVQLFLTRIFGPMAVLVGMLFLMVLGVPASNMSMSVHTMPGLYPILHSFLPAAATGESLRSVLYFGGDGAGGHLAVLVIGAVAALLLTLGLDALKKRRKPDAKPLAVNVASLHGGPRPKSRVWRYVTLAFFPLVMVSMMLTMMLGAMYQPTPRDMPVAIVGATAEQAEQAASGLEENMSGLFELTALDSADDAREQVGDRTVVAAYVLPSAENPTATLLTNQAAGISAQQVVDRVFAQVAAGQQMELVTEDVAPLASEDSMGMATMYLAMGWIMAGFMIIVVGATAQPASRPLRRLLPIVAGWAVGYSALLWVIAAVFVGAIDGHFWQLWAVGAAAIFCVAMFTAVFERLIGMLAILPVIGILTFLGVPASGAAMSIYMEPEIFRFLHEVLPMPAAVESIRSILYFGGDTVWSHLLTLGIWGAASLTVVAVIDRLKPPCTEAWPVDEVPAPAAPAAPGASAAAAEDKADELEFAAV from the coding sequence TTGAGTCATATTTCCCCCACGTCCAGCGACCATCCGCCGGATGCGGTGTCCGCGGCGGAAGACAGCGACCCGGCAAAGGATGCGCAGGCCCTCGAAGCAGCGGCTCTGAAACGCGCCAAGGCGGAAAGGATCGGGCGCTATGTCGCCATGTTCCTAATGCCGCTTTTGATGGTGTCAATGCTGGTGGGCGGTTACCTTGCCGCGATGCATGCTCCCACTCCGCACAACATGCCCATTGCCGTCAGCGGCACAGCCCAGCAGGCCGGCTCCTTCGCTGACGCGATGGAAGCCGCAAACGCCGACGCCGTCGACGTCCGTGTTGTCGACTCCGCTGATGAGGCCCGCAAGCTGGTGCTGGACCGTGAGGTTTCCGGCGCGGTATCGCTGACCGACGCCGCTGCCACCGTCTACACCGCAGGCGCTGCGGGTGCATCCCAAACGGGAACGGTAACGGCCCTTCTCGCGCCGCAGGTGCTGGCCCAGGGTCTGACCCTGACCTCCGAGGACCTCGCTCCGCTGCCGGACAATGACATGGCCGGACTGGGTGCCATGTTCATGACCACGGCCCTGATGCTCGCCGGCTACATGCCTCTAAGCCTGGTCCTCTCCAACTCCCCGGAACTGTTGCGCTTCCGCCGCTTCGTACCGCTGCTGGCCGGCTGGTCGGCGCTCATCGCCGCACTGGTGTGGACCGTCGTCGGCCCCGTTATGGGTGTTGTCGAGGGGCACACTGCTGCCGTCCTTGGCATCTGCTGGCTGTCGGTTTTCGCGGTGGGCAGCGTCCAGCTGTTCCTGACCCGCATCTTCGGCCCGATGGCCGTGCTGGTGGGCATGCTGTTCCTGATGGTCCTGGGCGTTCCCGCCTCCAACATGAGCATGTCGGTACACACCATGCCCGGGCTGTATCCGATCCTGCACAGCTTCCTTCCCGCCGCCGCCACCGGCGAGTCGCTGCGGTCGGTTCTCTACTTCGGCGGAGACGGAGCCGGGGGCCACCTGGCGGTGCTGGTCATTGGCGCCGTGGCGGCGTTGCTGCTCACCCTGGGCCTTGATGCACTGAAGAAGCGCCGCAAGCCGGATGCAAAGCCGCTGGCCGTCAATGTGGCCTCGCTGCACGGCGGGCCGCGCCCGAAGAGCCGCGTCTGGCGCTACGTCACCCTGGCATTCTTCCCGCTGGTCATGGTGTCGATGATGCTCACCATGATGCTGGGTGCCATGTACCAGCCGACTCCGCGCGACATGCCCGTCGCCATTGTCGGCGCGACCGCCGAGCAGGCGGAACAGGCCGCGTCCGGACTCGAGGAGAACATGTCGGGGCTGTTTGAACTGACAGCGCTGGATTCCGCGGACGATGCACGCGAGCAAGTGGGGGACCGCACCGTTGTTGCAGCGTATGTGCTGCCCTCCGCGGAGAACCCCACGGCAACACTGTTGACCAACCAGGCTGCGGGCATCAGCGCGCAGCAGGTGGTCGACCGGGTGTTTGCCCAGGTTGCGGCCGGACAGCAGATGGAGTTGGTCACTGAGGATGTTGCTCCGCTGGCCTCCGAGGACTCCATGGGCATGGCCACCATGTATCTGGCCATGGGCTGGATCATGGCAGGCTTCATGATCATTGTGGTGGGTGCCACGGCCCAGCCCGCAAGCCGTCCGCTGCGCCGGCTGCTGCCGATTGTCGCGGGTTGGGCGGTGGGCTACTCGGCCCTCCTCTGGGTAATTGCGGCTGTCTTTGTCGGCGCCATTGACGGCCACTTCTGGCAGCTGTGGGCGGTCGGTGCGGCTGCGATCTTCTGCGTGGCCATGTTCACCGCTGTCTTTGAGCGCTTGATCGGCATGCTAGCCATCCTTCCGGTGATCGGAATCCTGACGTTCCTGGGCGTCCCGGCTTCCGGTGCGGCAATGTCCATCTACATGGAACCGGAGATCTTCCGCTTCCTGCATGAAGTGCTGCCGATGCCGGCAGCCGTGGAGTCCATCCGCTCCATCCTGTACTTCGGCGGCGACACCGTCTGGTCCCACCTGCTGACCCTTGGTATCTGGGGAGCGGCCTCACTGACAGTCGTGGCCGTCATCGACCGTCTCAAGCCGCCGTGCACTGAGGCCTGGCCGGTGGACGAGGTTCCGGCTCCGGCTGCTCCGGCTGCTCCGGGGGCTTCGGCAGCTGCGGCAGAAGACAAAGCCGACGAGTTGGAGTTTGCCGCGGTGTAA
- a CDS encoding SDR family NAD(P)-dependent oxidoreductase produces MASKTIVITGGSDGVGAAAARRLARDGHHVVVVGRSPEKSAAVAKETGGEFLLADFSDLNQVRNLASELLQRYPRIDVLANNAGAIFGKERQVTGDGHEITFQVNYLAPFLLTRLLTDRLLESGGTVINTSSIANRLFARVDLDDLESEKNYNPRRAYGNSKLEQILFTQEFDRRYRSHGATSTAFHPGNIASSFSGVPASAMHALYHTPLKHLFLSSPEKGAGTLVFLAEGTPGEDYPTGRYFERSKVARPNRQARDGALALGLWNRSVAMLESRA; encoded by the coding sequence ATGGCTTCCAAGACCATCGTGATCACCGGTGGGTCCGACGGCGTGGGGGCGGCTGCCGCACGGCGGCTTGCCCGGGACGGCCACCATGTTGTGGTGGTGGGGCGCTCTCCCGAGAAGTCAGCGGCAGTGGCCAAGGAAACCGGCGGCGAATTCCTGCTGGCTGATTTTTCCGACCTTAACCAGGTGCGAAACCTGGCATCGGAGCTGCTGCAGCGGTACCCCCGCATCGATGTGCTGGCCAACAATGCCGGGGCCATCTTCGGGAAGGAGCGCCAGGTTACCGGAGACGGACATGAGATCACGTTCCAGGTGAACTATCTGGCTCCGTTCCTTCTCACCCGTCTGCTGACCGACCGGTTGCTGGAGTCAGGGGGAACGGTCATCAACACCTCAAGCATCGCGAACCGGCTCTTCGCCCGCGTGGATCTGGACGACCTGGAGTCGGAGAAGAACTACAACCCCCGCAGGGCCTACGGAAACAGCAAGCTGGAGCAGATCCTTTTCACTCAGGAATTCGACCGGCGGTACCGCTCCCACGGTGCCACCTCCACGGCGTTTCATCCAGGCAACATTGCGTCCAGCTTCTCCGGCGTGCCGGCTTCGGCCATGCACGCGCTCTATCACACCCCGCTGAAGCACCTGTTCCTCAGCAGCCCGGAGAAGGGTGCCGGGACGCTGGTGTTCCTGGCGGAGGGAACACCCGGTGAGGACTATCCCACGGGCAGGTACTTCGAGCGGTCCAAGGTTGCGCGCCCGAATCGGCAGGCACGGGACGGCGCGCTGGCACTGGGGTTGTGGAACCGGTCCGTGGCAATGCTCGAGTCCAGAGCGTGA
- the yjfF gene encoding galactofuranose ABC transporter, permease protein YjfF, with protein sequence MSVLTSPPAPATLSRAGRLRGKARYAPTAATIGLFLAMFAAGAVMYPGFLSGQVFLNLLIDNTFLIVLAVGMTFVILTGGIDLSVGSVVALSMMIAAALLRQGWNPFATIAVVLLVGAVFGLLMGLVIQVFEIQPFIVTLAGLFLARGLCYVISLDSITVTDPFFTSMAQARIRLPGGLFVSPGVIIALLVVAAAVYVLHRTRFGRTVYAVGGNESSAVLMGLAVPRTKVLVYTISGLCSATAGILFSFYSLSGYSLAATGMELDAIAAVVVGGTLLTGGYGYVIGSLAGVLVLGIVQTFISYEGTLSSWWTRIAIGALLLLFILLQKLFSRKIKLG encoded by the coding sequence ATGTCCGTGCTTACCAGTCCGCCCGCCCCCGCCACGCTCTCCCGCGCCGGCCGGCTGCGGGGCAAAGCCCGCTATGCTCCCACGGCGGCAACCATCGGCCTGTTCCTGGCCATGTTTGCCGCCGGAGCCGTCATGTATCCGGGGTTCCTCTCGGGGCAGGTTTTCCTGAACCTGCTGATCGACAACACCTTCCTGATTGTTCTCGCCGTCGGCATGACCTTCGTCATCCTCACCGGCGGGATCGACCTGTCGGTGGGATCGGTGGTGGCACTTTCCATGATGATTGCCGCAGCCCTCCTGCGGCAGGGATGGAATCCGTTCGCAACCATCGCCGTCGTTCTCTTGGTCGGAGCGGTCTTTGGGCTCCTGATGGGGCTGGTCATCCAGGTGTTCGAGATTCAACCCTTCATTGTCACCCTGGCGGGGCTGTTCCTTGCCCGGGGCCTTTGTTACGTGATCAGCCTGGACTCCATCACCGTCACTGATCCGTTTTTCACCTCCATGGCGCAGGCACGGATCCGGCTGCCGGGCGGATTGTTCGTCTCACCCGGAGTGATCATTGCCCTGCTGGTGGTTGCCGCCGCGGTATACGTCCTGCACCGTACCCGGTTTGGGCGAACCGTTTATGCGGTGGGCGGCAATGAGTCGTCCGCCGTGCTCATGGGGCTGGCCGTGCCGCGGACCAAAGTGCTGGTTTATACGATCAGCGGCCTGTGCTCGGCCACTGCGGGGATTCTCTTTTCCTTCTACAGCCTTTCCGGGTACAGCCTTGCGGCGACCGGCATGGAGCTGGACGCCATTGCCGCCGTTGTTGTCGGCGGGACCCTGCTGACCGGCGGCTACGGCTACGTTATCGGCTCACTCGCGGGGGTCCTGGTCCTGGGCATCGTGCAAACGTTCATCTCTTACGAAGGCACCTTGAGTTCGTGGTGGACCCGCATTGCCATCGGGGCCCTGCTGCTGCTGTTCATCCTGCTGCAAAAGCTCTTCTCCCGGAAAATAAAGCTCGGCTAG
- a CDS encoding sugar ABC transporter ATP-binding protein, producing the protein MNEIVPVVEMRGISIEFPGVKALDGVDFRLFPGEVHALLGENGAGKSTLIKALTGVYPIDGGSITVAGMPRSFANPGEAQESGISTVYQEVNLCPNLSVEENILLGREPRRRGGINWKEVRVRARGVLAELQLGHIDPGSILSAHSLAVQQLVAIARSVQVEAKVLILDEPTSSLDAEEVQQLFSVVRTLRDRGVGILFVSHFLEQVYEISDRMTVLRNGRLVGEYPTRDLPRMELISKMIGKDMLVLEELDHAEAHRASGEQPVEPLLQTENLGRKGSVENITITVDPGQILGLAGLLGSGRTETARLLFGADRADQGELRINGTSRTLRSPRAAIDAGIGFSSENRKEEGLISDLSVKDNLVLAMQASKGWLRRIPAHLQDQLSEKFIQTLDIRPANKDALIRNLSGGNQQKVLLARWLITNPKLLILDEPTRGIDIGAKTSIQILISNLAAEGMSIIFISAELEEVLRLSDSIAVLRDRRMVADLPNDGVTMEDVMTIIAGTGAAA; encoded by the coding sequence ATGAATGAGATCGTTCCCGTCGTCGAGATGCGCGGCATCTCCATCGAATTTCCCGGCGTCAAAGCCCTCGACGGAGTGGATTTCCGGCTCTTTCCGGGCGAAGTGCACGCTCTCCTGGGAGAAAACGGTGCCGGCAAATCGACGCTGATCAAAGCCTTGACGGGCGTTTATCCGATCGACGGCGGATCGATTACCGTCGCGGGCATGCCCCGGAGCTTTGCCAACCCCGGCGAAGCCCAGGAGTCCGGGATCAGCACCGTCTACCAAGAAGTGAATCTCTGCCCCAATCTGTCGGTCGAAGAGAACATCCTCCTGGGACGGGAACCGCGCAGGCGCGGAGGCATCAACTGGAAGGAGGTGCGGGTCCGGGCGCGCGGCGTGCTGGCCGAACTCCAGCTTGGCCACATCGATCCCGGTTCCATTCTGTCCGCCCACTCGCTGGCGGTTCAGCAGCTCGTGGCGATCGCCCGGTCCGTCCAGGTCGAGGCGAAAGTGCTCATCCTCGATGAACCGACCTCCAGCCTGGATGCCGAGGAAGTGCAACAGCTTTTCAGTGTTGTCCGCACCCTGAGGGACCGGGGCGTGGGCATTCTGTTCGTTTCCCATTTCCTGGAGCAGGTGTATGAGATTTCGGACCGGATGACAGTTCTGCGAAACGGGCGGCTCGTGGGGGAGTACCCGACCCGGGATCTGCCGCGGATGGAGCTGATCTCCAAGATGATCGGCAAGGACATGCTGGTCCTTGAAGAACTCGATCATGCCGAAGCTCACCGCGCATCCGGAGAGCAGCCCGTTGAGCCGCTGCTGCAGACGGAGAACCTTGGCCGGAAGGGATCGGTGGAGAACATCACCATCACCGTGGACCCGGGACAGATTCTCGGTCTGGCCGGCCTGCTGGGTTCCGGACGGACCGAAACTGCCAGGCTTCTCTTTGGGGCGGACCGTGCTGACCAGGGCGAACTGCGCATCAACGGCACCAGCCGCACCCTACGAAGCCCCCGCGCAGCCATCGATGCCGGCATTGGATTTTCCTCTGAGAACCGCAAGGAAGAAGGTCTCATCAGCGATTTGTCCGTCAAAGACAACCTGGTGCTGGCCATGCAGGCCAGCAAGGGCTGGCTGAGACGGATTCCCGCGCATCTGCAGGACCAGTTATCCGAGAAATTCATCCAGACCCTCGACATCCGTCCCGCCAACAAAGACGCACTGATCCGCAACCTCAGCGGCGGCAACCAGCAAAAGGTGTTGCTAGCCCGCTGGCTGATCACCAATCCGAAGCTGCTGATCCTGGACGAGCCCACCCGCGGCATCGACATCGGCGCCAAAACCTCCATTCAAATACTCATCAGCAACCTGGCTGCCGAGGGAATGTCGATCATCTTCATTTCCGCCGAGCTCGAGGAAGTGCTTCGCCTCAGCGACTCCATTGCCGTCCTCCGGGACCGGCGGATGGTGGCCGACCTGCCCAATGACGGAGTCACGATGGAGGATGTCATGACCATCATCGCCGGCACAGGGGCGGCGGCATGA
- a CDS encoding ABC transporter permease produces MNAVFRHRLTWPALALILLLLLNQAFRSDFFSIRVQDGHLYGSLIDILRNGAPTLLIALGMTLVIASRGIDLSVGAVAAIAGAVSCTYIYNSPEPASLQTAAVAVAIAVAAGLALGLWNGFLVSVIGIQPIIATLVLMTAGRGMAQLVTGGQIISVSNEPYQAIGAGYFLALPISILIAAAAFAVAGLLTRRTALGTLIEAVGINPAASRLAGIRARSITWIVYIFSGFCAAVAGLMISSNVTAADANNAGLFIEMDAILAVVIGGTSLAGGRYSLVGTLIGALIIQTLTTTVYTLGIPPEVTLVFKALVVIIVCLLQSAKARTMLQRRKQPVLMAPSQTKAAL; encoded by the coding sequence ATGAACGCGGTTTTCCGGCACCGGCTCACCTGGCCCGCGCTGGCCCTGATACTGCTGCTGCTCCTCAACCAGGCTTTCCGTTCCGATTTCTTTTCGATCAGGGTTCAGGACGGCCACCTCTACGGCAGCCTGATAGACATCCTGCGCAACGGCGCACCCACGCTCCTCATCGCCCTGGGCATGACGCTGGTCATCGCCTCGCGCGGAATCGACCTCTCAGTGGGTGCAGTGGCCGCCATCGCCGGCGCCGTCTCCTGCACCTACATCTACAACTCGCCTGAGCCAGCCTCCCTCCAAACGGCTGCCGTCGCCGTGGCAATTGCCGTCGCTGCCGGCCTGGCCCTGGGCCTGTGGAACGGTTTCCTGGTCTCGGTGATCGGTATTCAACCGATCATCGCAACACTGGTCCTCATGACCGCGGGACGCGGAATGGCCCAACTCGTGACCGGCGGGCAGATCATCTCGGTGTCGAATGAGCCCTACCAGGCAATCGGCGCCGGATACTTCCTGGCCCTGCCGATTTCCATCCTCATTGCCGCCGCAGCGTTCGCTGTCGCCGGGCTGCTGACACGGCGGACCGCACTGGGAACACTCATCGAAGCGGTGGGAATCAACCCGGCTGCCAGCCGGCTGGCCGGCATCCGGGCCCGCAGCATCACCTGGATCGTCTACATCTTCAGCGGCTTCTGTGCCGCGGTTGCGGGATTGATGATCAGCTCCAACGTCACTGCAGCTGACGCGAACAACGCCGGACTCTTCATTGAAATGGATGCCATCCTCGCCGTCGTCATCGGAGGTACATCACTGGCCGGCGGCCGCTACAGCCTGGTGGGCACCCTGATCGGCGCGCTGATCATCCAAACCCTGACAACCACCGTCTACACCCTGGGCATACCGCCCGAGGTAACGCTGGTTTTCAAGGCCCTGGTGGTGATCATTGTGTGCCTGCTGCAGTCCGCCAAAGCCCGGACCATGCTCCAAAGACGCAAACAACCGGTACTGATGGCTCCCTCCCAAACCAAGGCGGCGCTCTAA